Proteins co-encoded in one Ziziphus jujuba cultivar Dongzao chromosome 9, ASM3175591v1 genomic window:
- the LOC107410174 gene encoding uncharacterized protein LOC107410174 isoform X1, with protein sequence MSNSSVREQQIGDMDEYYDDDMLDILNDVYQSYEADDMENVKPNTSNEEIRNDNNGFDNLFVEAGRKLYPGCKLSTLTFVIKLMHLKVLNHWSNKSLDMLLQLLGDVFPEGANIPKDTYSMKKMLRALGLREA encoded by the coding sequence ATGAGCAATTCGAGTGTTAGAGAGCAACAAATAGGAGATATGGATGAATATTATGATGATGATATGTTGGACATTTTGAATGATGTGTATCAATCTTATGAAGCGGATGATATGGAAAATGTCAAGCCAAATACTTCCAATGAGGAAATCAGAAATGATAACAATGGATTTGACAATCTTTTTGTTGAGGCTGGAAGAAAACTATATCCAGGTTGTAAGCTCTCGACATTAACTTTTGTGATTAAGTTAATGCATCTCAAGGTTCTAAACCATTGGAGTAATAAATCACTTGACATGTTGCTGCAACTATTAGGTGATGTCTTTCCAGAAGGTGCAAATATCCCCAAAGATACATATTCCATGAAGAAGATGTTACGTGCACTTGGATTAAG
- the LOC107410174 gene encoding uncharacterized protein LOC107410174 isoform X2, whose protein sequence is MSNSSVREQQIGDMDEYYDDDMLDILNDVYQSYEADDMENVKPNTSNEEIRNDNNGFDNLFVEAGRKLYPGDVFPEGANIPKDTYSMKKMLRALGLREA, encoded by the exons ATGAGCAATTCGAGTGTTAGAGAGCAACAAATAGGAGATATGGATGAATATTATGATGATGATATGTTGGACATTTTGAATGATGTGTATCAATCTTATGAAGCGGATGATATGGAAAATGTCAAGCCAAATACTTCCAATGAGGAAATCAGAAATGATAACAATGGATTTGACAATCTTTTTGTTGAGGCTGGAAGAAAACTATATCCAG GTGATGTCTTTCCAGAAGGTGCAAATATCCCCAAAGATACATATTCCATGAAGAAGATGTTACGTGCACTTGGATTAAG